GATGCTGGTCGTATACCTAGTGAGAACAAATGCTTGATGCATTTGTATCCTGTTGCCAGGTCTTTGAACTCATATGCAAGTATTTCCTGCTTTGCAGGTATGGGATAAAGCCTTAGCGTTGCAGATAATATTATTCCTAGCACGCCTTCGCTTCCAATAAAAAGATTCTTAAGATCCAAACCCGTGGAACGTTTCTTGGCAGGTTTCATATCAATCACCCTCCCATCACCGGCAACTACACGCAGGCCAAGAACCTGATCGCCCATGGACCCGTACTTACATGCCAGATAGCCAACACCGTTAGTCGCTATTGCACCCCCAACAGTGCTGTAATTAGCGCTCCATGGATCGTGTGCAAACAGCAAGCCATATTTCTCTGCTTCAGACATAAGATCCTTGATAAGGACTCCTGAACCCACGCCTGCTACAGAATCATCTTGGTTTACTGCAATCTTGCTCATATTCTTCATATCAACCACGATGCCTCTCCTCACCGTCGCAGCTCCTCCCATGAGGCCAGTGCCTGCACCGTAGGGAACTATAGGCACCCCCTTCCTGTTTGCATACTTTACAATGGTAACAACGTCATCTTCTGTAACTGGTTTAACTACTATAGGAGTCTTAGGTTTGAATTTTTTGGGAAGTGCCCTTGTAGTATGCAACGCGTCTTTACCGTATAGCTTGATTTCCTCCGCATCGTATACCACTTTATCCTTACCTAGGATGTCTATCAGCGAACGTGCTACTTCTTTAGTTGGCACAAGTGCAAGAGAGGTACAATAAAATAAAGGCTTAACTATTTTTATTGACGC
This genomic window from Nitrososphaerales archaeon contains:
- a CDS encoding FAD-binding oxidoreductase; amino-acid sequence: MPTKEVARSLIDILGKDKVVYDAEEIKLYGKDALHTTRALPKKFKPKTPIVVKPVTEDDVVTIVKYANRKGVPIVPYGAGTGLMGGAATVRRGIVVDMKNMSKIAVNQDDSVAGVGSGVLIKDLMSEAEKYGLLFAHDPWSANYSTVGGAIATNGVGYLACKYGSMGDQVLGLRVVAGDGRVIDMKPAKKRSTGLDLKNLFIGSEGVLGIILSATLRLYPIPAKQEILAYEFKDLATGYKCIKHLFSLGIRPASMDLFEVFDVKADKATREWLQDEEGTRLYLLFDGFKEEVDLLCSKAKNILKEFDGIELDHQIGEQYWKNRHDIADRYISFIRSSYSNTNIKFDFTQTSIPAGKLLEFDKICMNIASKYKVAVQGHGIWQAPEFYSMNLFADSSDANDRMCRAIDEMLKHAMKMGSIEYVHGVGIRLAHLMKEAYANEMPFIKKIKQIFDPNNIMNPGKVAL